One window from the genome of Cyclobacterium amurskyense encodes:
- the serA gene encoding phosphoglycerate dehydrogenase: MTGTKKFIIDFDSTFTKVEALDILGEISLKDDPSKEEKLKSIKDITDQGMEGKLTFRESLIQRVEILNANKDQISELISVLMKKVSDSFTRNKEFLLENREDIYIISNGFKDFVVPIVTSFGIKPENVFANEFEYDESGKITGFNKKNPLSQNNGKPDTIKRLNLSGDIYVIGDGYTDYEIKASGVANKFYAFTENIHRPSVSSKADHIAPSLDEILYVNKLNKKFSYPKSRINVLLLENVHPIGVELMKAEGYNVEVISSALSEDELAEKIKKVSVLGIRSKTQVTKKVLENANRLISIGAFCIGTNQIDLETCQEKGIAVFNAPFSNTRSVVELAIAEIIFLMRGMVDKTTSMHQGKWDKSANGSFEIRGKKLGIIGYGNIGSQLSVLAENMGLNVYYYDVIERLALGNATKVDSLDELLESCDVISLHVDGRKENDLLIDKEKIAKMKKGAYLINLSRGHVVDVAALREALTSGHLAGAGIDVFPKEPKNNSEPFESELKGLPNTILTPHIGGSTLEAQQNIAQFVPGKIIEYINTGNTYNSVNFPNIQLPFLHDAHRLIHIHLNEPGIMARINKILADYDINIVGQYLKTNEKIGYVITDIDKAYSSKVIDELKAINGTIRFRVLY; encoded by the coding sequence ACCAAAAAGTTTATTATTGATTTTGACAGCACTTTTACCAAAGTAGAGGCTTTGGATATTTTAGGTGAAATTAGCTTGAAGGATGATCCTTCGAAGGAAGAGAAGCTAAAATCAATAAAGGACATTACCGATCAAGGAATGGAGGGCAAACTCACTTTTAGAGAGAGTCTTATCCAACGGGTAGAGATTTTGAATGCCAACAAGGATCAAATCTCTGAATTGATTTCGGTTTTAATGAAAAAGGTGTCTGATTCCTTTACAAGGAATAAGGAATTTCTGCTTGAGAACAGAGAAGATATTTATATAATATCCAATGGTTTCAAGGATTTTGTAGTTCCTATTGTTACAAGCTTCGGGATCAAACCTGAAAATGTATTTGCAAATGAGTTTGAATACGATGAGTCTGGAAAGATTACGGGCTTCAATAAGAAGAATCCACTATCTCAAAATAATGGCAAACCAGATACAATAAAGAGGTTGAACTTGTCCGGAGACATTTATGTCATTGGTGATGGTTATACAGACTATGAGATCAAGGCATCAGGGGTAGCCAATAAGTTTTATGCTTTTACTGAAAACATTCATCGTCCTTCCGTTTCTTCAAAAGCGGATCACATTGCGCCAAGTTTGGACGAAATTTTATATGTGAACAAATTGAATAAAAAGTTTTCTTACCCAAAAAGTCGTATCAACGTTTTATTATTGGAAAATGTACATCCGATTGGCGTTGAACTTATGAAAGCGGAAGGTTACAATGTAGAAGTGATCAGCTCTGCGCTTTCAGAGGATGAGCTTGCAGAAAAAATAAAAAAGGTATCGGTACTAGGTATACGATCCAAAACGCAGGTTACCAAAAAGGTATTGGAAAATGCCAATAGATTGATTTCAATTGGCGCTTTTTGCATAGGAACCAATCAAATAGACTTGGAAACTTGTCAAGAGAAAGGAATAGCCGTGTTCAATGCACCATTTAGCAATACTCGATCAGTTGTAGAACTTGCTATTGCAGAAATAATCTTCCTAATGCGTGGAATGGTTGACAAAACAACCAGTATGCACCAAGGAAAATGGGACAAAAGTGCGAACGGTAGTTTTGAGATCAGAGGCAAAAAATTAGGCATAATAGGCTACGGTAATATTGGTTCTCAATTGTCTGTTTTAGCTGAGAATATGGGCTTGAATGTTTATTATTATGATGTAATAGAAAGACTAGCTTTGGGCAATGCGACAAAAGTAGATTCATTGGATGAATTACTTGAATCCTGTGATGTCATTTCCCTTCATGTAGATGGAAGAAAAGAGAATGATCTTTTGATTGACAAAGAAAAGATAGCCAAAATGAAAAAAGGTGCCTATTTAATTAATTTAAGTAGAGGCCATGTGGTAGATGTAGCTGCACTTCGTGAAGCGTTGACTTCAGGTCATCTTGCTGGTGCAGGTATTGATGTGTTTCCAAAAGAACCAAAAAACAATTCGGAGCCATTCGAATCTGAATTAAAAGGTTTACCAAACACTATCCTTACACCACATATAGGAGGAAGCACCTTGGAGGCGCAGCAGAACATTGCTCAATTTGTTCCGGGAAAGATTATTGAATACATCAATACTGGTAATACTTACAATAGTGTGAATTTCCCTAACATCCAACTTCCATTTTTACATGATGCACACAGACTGATTCACATTCACTTGAATGAGCCAGGTATAATGGCAAGGATCAATAAAATTTTAGCTGATTACGACATCAATATTGTAGGGCAATATCTCAAAACAAACGAAAAAATCGGCTATGTAATTACAGATATTGACAAAGCTTATAGTAGCA